One Henriciella litoralis genomic window carries:
- a CDS encoding SDR family NAD(P)-dependent oxidoreductase → MDKRITLITGASRGIGKAAALELVRRNHHIIAIARSKLALEKVDDEIKELGGSATLIPMDLKDKTAFETVGQALATRFGRIDGLLANAGILGTLGPLQAVGPRSFEETIEVNLTANWRLIRAMAPLLQRSEAPRAVFISSGVVPRPRAFWGPYQASKAGMEHLALAWADENENMALRVNIYDPGATRTGMRAEAMPSEDPATLPTPEEVVQKLAPLLEASETRTGVRVSFKD, encoded by the coding sequence ATGGATAAACGCATCACCCTGATCACAGGCGCCTCGCGCGGGATCGGCAAGGCCGCTGCGCTCGAGCTTGTCCGCCGCAACCACCACATCATTGCGATTGCGCGCTCAAAGCTCGCGCTTGAGAAAGTAGATGACGAGATCAAGGAACTGGGCGGCAGCGCAACGCTCATCCCCATGGACCTGAAAGACAAGACGGCGTTCGAGACCGTCGGTCAGGCGCTGGCAACCCGTTTCGGCCGCATTGATGGCCTGCTGGCCAATGCCGGCATTCTCGGCACGCTGGGGCCGCTTCAAGCGGTTGGCCCACGCAGCTTCGAGGAAACGATTGAAGTGAACCTCACGGCCAATTGGCGCCTCATCCGTGCGATGGCGCCTCTGCTGCAGCGTTCTGAAGCCCCGCGCGCCGTCTTCATCAGCTCCGGCGTTGTGCCGCGTCCACGCGCCTTCTGGGGGCCATACCAAGCCTCCAAGGCAGGCATGGAGCATCTGGCGCTTGCCTGGGCCGATGAGAACGAAAACATGGCGCTACGCGTCAACATCTATGACCCGGGCGCAACTCGCACCGGCATGCGCGCTGAAGCCATGCCCAGCGAAGACCCGGCAACACTGCCAACGCCTGAAGAGGTCGTCCAAAAGCTCGCGCCGCTTCTGGAAGCCAGCGAGACGCGGACGGGTGTACGGGTTTCGTTCAAGGACTAG
- the der gene encoding ribosome biogenesis GTPase Der, which produces MPLKIAIVGRPNVGKSTLFNRLAGKQLALVDDQPGVTRDRKEASGRLADLPLILIDTAGFEDVHDDSLESRMRMQTEVAIREAELALFLIDAREGVTPMDERFADVLRRADLPIVLAANKAEGNQGNVGMAEAWGLGFGEPVGLSGAHGEGMGDLYGAIREALGEEAFLAAFTEEDAAEGEGFDDAILDRMAEIDVDNPNMTEDELTAALEAAGIDDAAEAEAQLRAREEARKKPIRLAIVGRPNAGKSTLINQLLGEQRVLTGPEAGITRDSISVDWMYEGRKVKLVDTAGLRRKSRVQEKLERMSTGETVRTLKYADVIALVMDADEAFEKQDLQIADLAVREGRGLVFVISKWDLVDNHAQKMRELSDMAKRLLPNAKGAPVVTLSGLTGKRVERFMPTVAKVHEDWSARVKTGDLNRWLRYTIERHPPPSINGKRIKPRYMAQMKSRPPTFVLIASRGEQMPEQYKRFLVNGIREGFDLPGVPIRLFVRQGANPYADKYKPQNQKKTSGRGKGKTRSINKRK; this is translated from the coding sequence ATGCCGTTGAAGATCGCCATTGTCGGGCGCCCGAATGTGGGCAAGTCCACGCTGTTTAACCGGCTTGCCGGAAAGCAGCTCGCGCTGGTCGATGACCAGCCCGGCGTTACCCGTGACCGCAAGGAAGCCTCAGGGCGCCTTGCGGATTTGCCACTTATCCTGATCGATACGGCCGGGTTCGAGGACGTCCATGATGACTCGCTCGAATCGCGCATGCGTATGCAGACCGAAGTTGCGATCCGTGAGGCTGAGCTTGCGCTCTTCCTGATCGATGCGCGTGAAGGCGTAACGCCGATGGATGAACGCTTTGCGGATGTCCTGCGCCGGGCCGACCTGCCGATTGTGCTGGCCGCCAACAAGGCCGAAGGCAATCAGGGCAATGTCGGCATGGCCGAAGCCTGGGGGCTTGGATTCGGGGAACCTGTGGGCCTTTCAGGCGCACATGGCGAAGGCATGGGCGACCTTTATGGCGCGATCCGCGAAGCCCTCGGCGAAGAAGCCTTTCTCGCAGCCTTCACCGAAGAAGATGCCGCCGAAGGCGAAGGCTTCGATGACGCGATCCTCGACCGTATGGCCGAGATCGATGTCGACAATCCCAATATGACGGAAGATGAGCTGACGGCAGCGCTCGAAGCCGCTGGCATTGACGACGCCGCCGAAGCCGAAGCGCAGCTCAGAGCGCGCGAGGAAGCCCGCAAGAAACCCATCCGCCTTGCAATTGTCGGACGCCCGAATGCGGGCAAATCCACGCTGATCAACCAGCTGCTGGGCGAGCAGCGTGTGCTGACCGGCCCGGAAGCCGGCATTACGCGCGACTCGATCTCAGTCGACTGGATGTATGAAGGCCGGAAGGTCAAACTTGTCGACACGGCGGGCCTGCGCCGCAAATCGCGCGTTCAGGAGAAGCTGGAGCGCATGTCGACCGGTGAAACGGTGCGGACGCTGAAATATGCCGATGTGATTGCGCTTGTGATGGATGCTGACGAGGCATTCGAGAAGCAGGATTTGCAGATTGCCGACCTGGCTGTGCGCGAGGGGCGAGGCCTCGTCTTCGTCATCTCCAAATGGGACCTCGTCGACAATCACGCGCAGAAGATGCGTGAGCTGTCGGATATGGCTAAACGCTTGCTGCCAAACGCCAAGGGTGCGCCGGTCGTGACGCTGTCTGGCCTGACGGGCAAGCGGGTTGAGCGCTTCATGCCGACGGTCGCCAAGGTGCATGAAGACTGGTCCGCGCGCGTGAAGACGGGCGACCTCAATCGCTGGCTTCGCTACACGATCGAGCGCCATCCGCCACCATCGATTAATGGCAAGCGGATCAAGCCGCGTTACATGGCGCAGATGAAGTCCCGTCCGCCAACCTTTGTGCTGATCGCGTCACGTGGCGAGCAGATGCCCGAGCAATATAAACGCTTTCTTGTCAACGGGATACGCGAAGGATTTGATCTTCCTGGCGTGCCGATCCGGCTGTTCGTGCGTCAGGGGGCGAACCCCTATGCCGACAAGTACAAGCCGCAGAACCAGAAGAAGACGAGCGGGCGCGGCAAAGGCAAGACGCGCAGCATCAATAAGCGCAAATAG
- a CDS encoding outer membrane protein assembly factor BamB family protein: MSNSYLRIAVFSALTVSLAGCSYFRNLNAEKERLSEEEKAGRIEMVLGDQSLEASADLAGTAITLPAAETLASWPQAGSGPTKTAGHVAAAADLSVAWRVNAGKGSTRKSALTTPPVASEQYIFVVDSEQTVRAFDLETGRKIWQRELKSGNRRDKVGIGAGMAYENGRLVVASGYGFVTALNAGDGSEIWRRDMEAPMTGAPTIKDGRAFVSSNNNEIFALDLDDGQIDWTDQAIAESARVLGSSSPAAVEDIVIAPYSSGEIIAYLAANGRRLWTEALSRPGRFTPISSINDIASRPVIGGGLVFAANQSGVMAAIDGRTGSRLWVQPIGSTSAPSLVGPYLFVSGTDGKVAAIAAESGKVYWVKQLRQYAKKKKKKGRIAYAGPIVASDQVLVVSSRGELIALSPQTGEQTGSIDLKDPVYLEPISVGDKVFVLTDDARLIAIR; this comes from the coding sequence ATGAGTAATTCCTATCTTCGTATCGCAGTCTTTTCCGCTTTGACGGTCTCGCTTGCGGGGTGTTCCTATTTCCGCAATCTGAACGCTGAAAAAGAGCGTCTGTCGGAAGAAGAGAAAGCCGGACGCATCGAAATGGTGCTCGGCGACCAGAGTCTGGAGGCAAGCGCTGATCTCGCCGGAACGGCGATTACGTTGCCGGCAGCTGAAACGCTGGCAAGCTGGCCCCAGGCTGGCTCTGGCCCTACCAAGACGGCTGGTCACGTCGCTGCAGCGGCGGATCTTTCCGTGGCCTGGCGCGTGAACGCAGGCAAAGGCTCCACCCGCAAATCTGCGCTAACCACGCCGCCGGTTGCCAGCGAGCAATACATCTTCGTGGTCGATTCCGAGCAGACGGTACGGGCCTTCGATCTCGAAACCGGCCGCAAGATCTGGCAGCGCGAACTGAAATCCGGCAATCGCCGCGACAAGGTCGGCATCGGCGCTGGCATGGCCTATGAAAATGGCCGGCTCGTCGTCGCCAGCGGCTATGGTTTTGTGACGGCGCTGAATGCTGGAGATGGCAGCGAGATCTGGCGCCGCGACATGGAAGCGCCGATGACCGGCGCGCCGACCATCAAGGATGGCCGGGCGTTCGTGTCGTCGAACAATAATGAGATTTTCGCGCTGGACCTGGATGACGGTCAGATCGATTGGACGGACCAGGCGATTGCGGAGTCGGCGCGTGTGCTGGGTTCATCCAGCCCGGCAGCCGTTGAAGACATCGTCATTGCGCCATACTCGTCGGGTGAGATCATTGCTTACCTCGCTGCAAACGGCCGTCGGCTGTGGACCGAGGCCCTGTCGCGCCCTGGCCGCTTCACGCCGATCTCTTCGATCAACGATATTGCCTCGCGTCCTGTGATCGGGGGCGGACTTGTCTTCGCCGCGAACCAGTCAGGCGTCATGGCAGCCATTGACGGGCGCACGGGCTCGCGTCTCTGGGTACAACCAATTGGCTCGACATCAGCGCCATCACTTGTAGGTCCATACCTCTTTGTGTCTGGAACTGACGGCAAGGTTGCTGCCATCGCGGCAGAATCCGGTAAGGTGTATTGGGTCAAGCAGTTGCGCCAGTACGCGAAGAAGAAAAAGAAAAAGGGCCGTATTGCGTATGCCGGCCCAATCGTCGCGTCGGACCAGGTGCTGGTCGTGTCTTCGCGCGGTGAGCTGATTGCACTGTCACCGCAGACCGGCGAACAAACAGGGTCAATCGACCTGAAAGACCCGGTCTACCTCGAGCCGATCTCGGTGGGTGACAAGGTGTTTGTGCTTACAGATGATGCGCGTCTGATCGCGATCCGCTAG
- the panB gene encoding 3-methyl-2-oxobutanoate hydroxymethyltransferase gives MSAQSQIRRKTVRDIAAAKGGEPLVCLTAYDAPSATVMDPFCDVLLVGDSVGMVVHGLPSTVGVTMEMMILHGQAVMRGSERAFVVVDMPFGSYETNADQAFLNAARLMKETGCQAVKIESGAYAAGQIAHLVERGVPVMGHVGLRPQAINVVGGFKAQGRDNEERERVMAEAKAAADAGAFAIVIEGVAEDLADEITKAVSVPTIGIGASANCDGQILVTQDMLGLFDWTPKFVRRYGDMRGEMAKSVEAYAADVRSRAFPAEAETYKLTKATPKRLSRVAGRKSRG, from the coding sequence ATGTCGGCCCAGTCTCAAATACGTCGAAAGACGGTTCGCGATATTGCAGCAGCCAAAGGCGGCGAGCCGCTGGTTTGCCTCACCGCTTATGATGCGCCATCGGCAACGGTGATGGACCCGTTCTGCGACGTGCTGCTTGTCGGCGATAGCGTTGGCATGGTCGTTCACGGTCTGCCATCGACCGTTGGGGTGACCATGGAGATGATGATCCTGCATGGTCAGGCTGTGATGCGCGGATCAGAGCGCGCCTTCGTCGTCGTGGACATGCCGTTCGGAAGCTATGAGACCAATGCCGATCAGGCCTTCCTGAATGCGGCGCGGCTGATGAAAGAAACCGGATGTCAGGCCGTCAAGATTGAGAGCGGGGCCTATGCGGCCGGTCAGATCGCCCATCTGGTTGAGCGGGGCGTGCCGGTCATGGGGCATGTCGGACTGCGTCCGCAGGCGATCAACGTGGTTGGCGGTTTCAAGGCGCAAGGGCGCGACAATGAAGAGCGCGAGCGGGTTATGGCTGAAGCGAAAGCGGCAGCCGATGCGGGCGCATTTGCAATCGTGATCGAAGGGGTCGCTGAAGACCTCGCCGACGAAATTACAAAGGCCGTCAGCGTGCCGACAATCGGCATTGGCGCGTCGGCCAATTGTGACGGCCAGATTCTGGTGACGCAGGACATGCTGGGCCTGTTTGACTGGACGCCAAAATTTGTCCGTCGATATGGCGATATGCGCGGCGAGATGGCAAAATCGGTGGAAGCCTATGCCGCCGATGTGCGATCGCGCGCCTTCCCGGCAGAAGCGGAAACCTACAAGCTGACGAAAGCCACGCCGAAACGGTTATCACGCGTTGCCGGGCGCAAGTCGCGCGGTTAG